In the Streptomyces fradiae ATCC 10745 = DSM 40063 genome, one interval contains:
- the rfbB gene encoding dTDP-glucose 4,6-dehydratase has protein sequence MRILVTGGAGFIGSHFVRSLLAPGAERETVPTAVTVLDALTYAGNRANLSPVTSDPRLRFVRGDILDADLVDTLVAGHDAVVHFAAESHVDRSITAGGVFVSTNVLGTQVLLEAALRRPAPIPFVHISTDEVYGSIPAGSWTEEHPLAPSSPYAASKAAADLLALSYHRTHGLDVRITRCSNNYGPYQFREKLIPRFVTRLLDGRSVPLYGDGSHVRDWLHVEDHCRAVRLVLERGRAGEVYNVGGGVALSNRQLTERLLEACGADWSSVEHVADRKGHDARYSVDWSKIRRELGYVPRCDFAEGLALTVAWYRENRLWWEPAPRPSARTDAPFSGVNR, from the coding sequence ATGCGCATTCTGGTCACCGGGGGCGCCGGCTTCATCGGCTCGCACTTCGTCCGGTCCCTGCTGGCGCCCGGGGCGGAGCGGGAGACCGTCCCGACGGCGGTGACGGTGCTGGACGCCCTCACCTACGCCGGCAACCGAGCCAACCTGTCGCCGGTCACGTCCGATCCACGCCTGCGCTTCGTGCGGGGGGACATCCTCGACGCCGACCTGGTGGACACGCTCGTGGCGGGTCACGACGCCGTCGTGCACTTCGCCGCCGAGTCGCACGTGGACCGCTCCATCACCGCGGGCGGGGTCTTCGTCTCGACGAACGTCCTCGGCACCCAGGTCCTGCTGGAGGCGGCACTGCGGCGGCCGGCGCCGATCCCCTTCGTCCACATCTCCACGGACGAGGTGTACGGCTCGATCCCCGCCGGATCATGGACGGAGGAGCACCCGCTCGCGCCCAGCTCGCCCTACGCGGCGTCGAAGGCGGCGGCCGACCTGCTCGCGCTGTCGTACCACCGCACCCACGGCCTCGACGTACGGATCACGCGCTGCTCCAACAACTACGGGCCGTACCAGTTCCGGGAGAAGCTGATCCCGCGCTTCGTCACCCGGCTGCTGGACGGGCGGAGCGTGCCCCTCTACGGGGACGGCAGCCATGTGCGGGACTGGCTGCACGTCGAGGACCACTGCCGGGCCGTGCGCCTGGTCCTGGAGCGCGGCCGGGCGGGCGAGGTCTACAACGTCGGCGGCGGTGTCGCGCTCTCCAACCGGCAGCTCACCGAGCGGCTGCTGGAGGCCTGCGGCGCCGACTGGAGCAGCGTCGAGCACGTGGCGGACCGCAAGGGCCATGACGCCCGCTACTCGGTCGACTGGTCCAAGATCCGGCGGGAGCTCGGGTACGTCCCGCGCTGTGACTTCGCCGAGGGCCTGGCCCTGACGGTGGCCTGGTACCGGGAGAACCGCCTCTGGTGGGAACCGGCCCCGCGGCCGAGCGCCCGCACCGACGCCCCCTTCTCTGGAGTGAACAGGTGA
- a CDS encoding preATP grasp domain-containing protein, with protein MREPSEAGVGAARPTLGEDPGGPLVLLGNFEVEDHWAEGELGLPRPPFSGGRAVVNRLDELALLLAGPGDHVVLKAPPDDDWLAYLRSLGVRLPGILAVRDQDPGRTVGEDAVEDTALKAELARLAEGGARLWPHGVSRVEERLAGLTGLRLATAPAAVCKAVNSKIYSRGLNAEYGLRQPEGRTCQDLDEFADACLWARERLGRGGTVVLKDAFGVSGKGVLVVAETAALDRVQRMITRRAERQGRRDLALLVEEWVAKRADLNYQFTVGRDGTVRFDFVREALTEGGVHAGHWMPPHLTDRQQSQVREAAAVLGRRLAADGYFGVVGVDAMVDPDGGLYPVVEINARNNMSTYQERLRSTLLADAAGTALAGHFPLRPARPVPFAELRDRLRGLLFDTGTGTGFLVNDFATVNAAATRPDRPEGPFDGRLYGITVAASRQEATALHRAVADRLGDLSRPGGTRTGEPHRERSTT; from the coding sequence GTGCGCGAGCCGTCCGAAGCGGGCGTGGGAGCGGCCCGGCCGACCCTGGGCGAGGACCCCGGGGGGCCGCTCGTCCTGCTGGGGAACTTCGAGGTCGAGGACCACTGGGCCGAGGGCGAACTCGGCCTTCCCAGACCGCCGTTCAGCGGTGGGCGAGCCGTCGTCAACCGCCTCGACGAGCTGGCGCTCCTGCTGGCCGGACCGGGCGACCACGTGGTGCTCAAGGCACCGCCCGACGACGACTGGCTGGCGTATCTGCGCTCGCTCGGCGTCCGGTTGCCGGGCATCCTCGCCGTGCGGGACCAGGACCCCGGCCGCACGGTCGGTGAGGACGCGGTCGAGGACACGGCGCTGAAGGCCGAGCTCGCCCGTCTCGCCGAGGGCGGGGCGCGGCTGTGGCCGCACGGGGTCTCGCGAGTGGAGGAGCGCCTGGCCGGCCTCACGGGGCTGCGTCTGGCGACCGCGCCCGCCGCCGTCTGCAAGGCGGTCAACAGCAAGATCTACAGCAGGGGCCTGAACGCCGAGTACGGCCTGCGCCAGCCGGAGGGCAGGACCTGCCAGGACCTGGACGAGTTCGCGGACGCCTGCCTGTGGGCCCGTGAACGGCTGGGCCGGGGCGGCACCGTCGTGCTCAAGGACGCGTTCGGGGTGTCCGGCAAGGGCGTCCTGGTGGTCGCGGAGACCGCCGCGCTCGACCGCGTCCAGCGCATGATCACACGCCGGGCGGAGCGGCAGGGGCGCCGGGACCTGGCCCTGCTCGTCGAGGAGTGGGTGGCCAAACGGGCCGACCTGAACTACCAGTTCACCGTCGGCCGCGACGGCACCGTGCGCTTCGACTTCGTCCGCGAGGCGCTGACCGAGGGCGGCGTCCACGCGGGGCACTGGATGCCACCGCACCTCACCGACCGCCAGCAGTCGCAGGTGCGGGAGGCCGCGGCCGTACTGGGCCGGCGCCTCGCCGCCGACGGCTACTTCGGTGTCGTGGGCGTGGACGCGATGGTGGACCCCGACGGCGGGCTGTACCCGGTGGTGGAGATCAACGCCCGTAACAACATGTCCACGTACCAGGAGCGGCTTCGCTCCACCCTCCTCGCCGACGCGGCCGGGACCGCTCTCGCCGGTCACTTCCCGCTCCGGCCGGCCCGGCCCGTCCCCTTCGCCGAACTCCGGGACCGGCTGCGCGGCCTGCTGTTCGACACCGGCACCGGCACCGGCTTCCTGGTGAACGACTTCGCCACGGTCAACGCCGCCGCCACGCGGCCCGACCGGCCCGAGGGCCCCTTCGACGGCCGTCTCTACGGCATCACCGTGGCCGCCTCACGCCAGGAGGCCACCGCACTGCACCGGGCGGTCGCCGACCGTCTGGGCGATCTGTCCCGGCCGGGAGGGACCCGGACCGGGGAACCGCATCGAGAACGGAGCACCACATGA
- a CDS encoding acyl carrier protein: MTDGATAHRDIAAEVIASLAAMVGRDASELSEETRLFDDLYFDSTSVLELLMRLEEDLGVEFDPETLQPADFEKVGSLVAYVRREAGA, encoded by the coding sequence ATGACGGACGGGGCAACCGCGCACCGCGACATCGCCGCCGAGGTGATCGCTTCACTGGCCGCGATGGTGGGGCGCGACGCATCCGAGCTGTCGGAGGAGACACGGCTCTTCGACGACCTGTACTTCGACTCGACCAGTGTCCTGGAACTGCTGATGCGGCTGGAGGAGGACCTGGGGGTGGAGTTCGACCCCGAGACCCTCCAGCCGGCGGACTTCGAGAAGGTCGGCAGCCTCGTCGCGTACGTCCGGCGCGAGGCCGGGGCGTAA